One Ahaetulla prasina isolate Xishuangbanna chromosome 1, ASM2864084v1, whole genome shotgun sequence DNA window includes the following coding sequences:
- the LOC131189195 gene encoding uncharacterized protein LOC131189195, producing MPGSPTSSIHRTQEVFPSRSQSSISDNPSNWSPNQSTSAPHIDPAILFQDLAQQPVSQLAVSTPVPGLSTSTNPDSQPIPPIPGDFSNLQLPPTFGVLIAEAIKSSPVQCLPQLSATSSAGVQTHHSFHRPDLSVSEQGGQHSPDQSEHDSIFEEGIPPVDALSEDEGLDIDQPPFVGLFKPQLFKSLLYKAQVSTGLGDVSSSKNRFPTGEGPSGSPSEPSTSNDMVPAPKLFTEVVQRQWVVPGSGPFPNTIDKRLYHMAPEMSSLLQVPTVDAPVVALASSTHFTGPPEESLRPEVKRAEKVLVKGHQAVAWSVKAAASASFFNRATIIWLKQLQARTPSADIRSHQDLNKTSRTGIFRRCHTQCDQICV from the exons ATGCCTGGCAGTCCTACTTCCTCCATCCATAGAACCCAGGAAGTGTTTCCCTCTAGATCACAATCATCTATTTCGGATAACCCTTCTAATTGGTCTCCAAATCAATCAACATCAGCTCCTCACATTGATCCAGCAATTCTTTTTCAAGATTTGGCTCAGCAACCTGTTTCTCAACTTGCAGTTTCTACTCCTGTTCCAGGTCTTAGCACTAGCACTAACCCAGATTCCCAGCCTATTCCTCCTATTCCAGGAGATTTTTCCAACCTGCAATTGCCACCAACGTTTGGAGTTCTTATTGCAGAAGCCATCAAATCTAGTCCAGTTCAATGCCTTCCTCAACTGTCTGCTACTTCCTCTGCTGGTGTTCAGACACACCACAGTTTTCACAGGCCAGACTTGTCTGTCTCTGAACAAGGTGGCCAGCATTCCCCAGACCAATCAGAACATGATTCCATATTTGAAGAAGGAATCCCTCCAGTTGATGCCCTTTCAGAGGATGAGGGCCTGGATATCGACCAGCCTCCTTTTGTAGGTCTGTTTAAGCCTCAACTTTTCAAATCTCTCCTTTATAAGGCACAGGTTTCTACTGGCTTAGGAGATGTTTCCTCTTCCAAGAACCGTTTTCCAACAGGGGaag gtcccTCAGGTTCACCATCGGAACCTTCCACTTCTAATGATATGGTCCCAGCACCTAAACTTTTCACTGAAGTGGTGCAACGCCAATGGGTGGTTCCAGGATCTGGTCCATTTCCTAATACCATTGATAAACGTCTCTACCATATGGCACCAGAGATGTCCAGCCTTTTACAGGTTCCCACAGTAGACGCTCCTGTAGTAGCTCTAGCGTCGTCCACTCATTTCACGGGGCCTCCTGAGGAATCCCTCCGTCCTGAAGTCAAACGGGCTGAGAAAGTGTTAGTGAAAGGTCATCAAGCGGTGGCCTGGTCAGTCAAAGCAGCTGCTTCTGCCTCCTTTTTCAACAGAGCCACCATCATCTGGCTCAAACAATTACAAGCGAGAACCCCTTCTGCTGATATTCGATCTCACCAGGACCTCAATAAGACTAGCCGCACTGGAATATTCCGCAGATGCCACACTCAATGCGACCAGATTTGCGTCTAA